The following proteins come from a genomic window of Gordonia westfalica:
- a CDS encoding thiamine-binding protein gives MIVAFSLTPSGGTAVDADGGMSAAVAAAVEVVRASGIPHQTTSMFTYLEGDWDEVMAVVKAATEAVAARAPRVGLVLKADIRPGHTDELTGKVERVERHLGSGD, from the coding sequence CTGATCGTCGCGTTCAGCCTCACGCCCTCGGGCGGGACCGCCGTCGACGCCGACGGCGGGATGAGTGCGGCGGTCGCGGCCGCCGTCGAGGTGGTGCGGGCCTCCGGGATCCCACATCAGACAACCTCGATGTTCACCTATCTCGAGGGCGACTGGGACGAAGTGATGGCAGTGGTCAAAGCCGCCACCGAGGCCGTCGCCGCCCGCGCGCCGCGCGTGGGCCTGGTGCTCAAGGCCGACATCCGACCGGGCCACACCGACGAACTGACCGGCAAGGTCGAACGGGTGGAACGCCACCTGGGTTCGGGCGACTGA
- a CDS encoding DUF3817 domain-containing protein → MLSFFDLTTPAKRFRLVAVAEAITWAWLIVGMILKRVNDDPEAIALPGATHGAVFVIFVIVALITSFQLKWNAVKWELPLGGRRIGIPIVTLLALASSVPPFGTIVFEWWAKRNGHLAELSAGQSPQQAPA, encoded by the coding sequence ATGCTGTCTTTCTTCGACCTGACCACACCCGCCAAGCGCTTCCGCCTCGTCGCCGTGGCCGAGGCCATCACCTGGGCGTGGCTGATCGTCGGGATGATCCTCAAGCGCGTCAACGACGACCCGGAGGCCATCGCGCTGCCCGGCGCCACCCACGGTGCCGTCTTCGTGATCTTCGTGATCGTCGCCCTGATCACCTCGTTCCAGCTCAAGTGGAACGCCGTGAAGTGGGAGCTGCCCCTGGGCGGACGCCGCATCGGGATCCCGATCGTGACGCTGCTGGCGCTCGCATCGAGCGTGCCGCCCTTCGGCACGATCGTCTTCGAGTGGTGGGCCAAGCGCAACGGCCATCTCGCCGAGCTGTCGGCCGGGCAGTCGCCGCAGCAGGCCCCCGCCTGA
- the mce gene encoding methylmalonyl-CoA epimerase, with product MSTSATDPSTPAGTPQGATALISDLVVAIDHVGIAVPDLDAAKEWYATHLGFETLHQETNTEQGVEEAMVGPGGGGAVIQLLAPLDESSTIAKFIDRNGPGLQQLAVRVTDVDAVTARLTEAGVRVLYPAAKRGTAKSRINFVHPKDAGGVLLELVEPAADAAH from the coding sequence ATGAGCACCTCTGCAACTGACCCCAGCACCCCCGCCGGCACTCCCCAGGGCGCGACCGCTCTGATCTCCGACCTGGTCGTCGCGATCGACCACGTGGGCATCGCCGTCCCCGACCTGGACGCCGCGAAAGAGTGGTATGCGACACACCTCGGCTTCGAGACGCTCCACCAGGAGACCAACACCGAGCAGGGTGTCGAGGAGGCCATGGTGGGCCCGGGCGGCGGTGGCGCGGTCATCCAGTTGCTGGCCCCGCTCGACGAGTCGTCGACCATCGCGAAGTTCATCGATCGCAACGGCCCGGGCCTGCAGCAGCTCGCGGTGCGGGTGACCGACGTCGACGCCGTGACCGCCCGCCTCACCGAGGCCGGCGTCCGTGTCCTCTACCCCGCCGCCAAGCGGGGCACTGCGAAGTCCCGCATCAACTTCGTCCACCCCAAGGACGCGGGCGGCGTTCTGCTCGAGCTCGTCGAGCCGGCCGCCGACGCCGCGCACTGA
- the nucS gene encoding endonuclease NucS: protein MRLVIAECQVDYVGRLTAHLPMAKRLLLVKSDGSVSVHADDRAYKPLNWMSPPCWLTEAAVPEGTEAEAYWVVTNKAGEELRITITSIEHDSQHELGIDPGLVKDGVEAHLQELLAEHVETLGPGHTLIRREYMTAIGPVDLLCRDAAGATVAVEIKRRGEIDGVEQLTRYLELLNRDTTLAPVAGVFAAQQIKPQARTLAEDRGIRCVVLDYEALRGAESTEFRLF, encoded by the coding sequence GTGCGTCTCGTCATCGCGGAGTGTCAGGTCGACTATGTCGGGCGATTGACCGCCCATCTGCCCATGGCCAAGCGCCTGTTGCTGGTCAAGTCGGACGGTTCGGTGAGCGTGCACGCCGACGACCGCGCGTACAAGCCGCTCAACTGGATGAGCCCGCCGTGCTGGCTCACCGAGGCCGCCGTGCCCGAGGGCACCGAGGCAGAGGCCTACTGGGTGGTCACCAACAAGGCGGGTGAGGAACTGCGGATCACGATCACGTCGATCGAACACGATTCGCAGCACGAACTCGGGATCGATCCCGGTCTGGTCAAGGACGGCGTCGAGGCGCATCTCCAGGAGTTGCTCGCCGAGCACGTGGAGACCCTGGGGCCCGGCCACACCCTGATCCGGCGCGAGTACATGACGGCCATCGGACCTGTCGATCTGCTGTGCCGCGACGCCGCGGGTGCCACGGTGGCCGTGGAGATCAAACGACGCGGTGAGATCGACGGCGTCGAGCAGCTGACGCGCTACTTGGAACTGCTCAACCGCGACACCACGCTGGCTCCCGTCGCCGGCGTCTTTGCCGCGCAGCAGATCAAGCCGCAGGCGCGAACGCTCGCCGAGGATCGTGGAATCCGTTGCGTCGTGCTGGATTACGAAGCCCTGCGCGGTGCGGAGAGTACGGAGTTCCGGCTCTTCTGA
- the glsA gene encoding glutaminase A, with translation MESLVDGYLRHIMDKVREDRSGDVADYIPELAVVDPERCGLSVCVHDGYTYSHGDSATTFTIQSVSKPLTYAMALRKHGPDVVDGKIGVEPSGEAFNEISVDDRRRPKNPMINAGAIFAASMLLPASREVSAADVDAAFGEILDFYSGCAGRRLSMDEEVYASESATGSRNRAIAYMLDSFGALETDPDAAIDLYYRQCSIRVTTDDLAGIGATIANGGMNPRTGRIVFSSEIAQRLLSVMTTCGMYDGAGDWVTSVGLPAKSGVGGGILAVLPGQLGIGVYSPRLDEHGNSVRGVKTCQHLSKDLGLHMFNVTRESRVTIRSVYDLADSPVAGEWSERERSYLRTCRDMIRVYELQGDLTFAGAESVHRRLVADMDDFTVVIVEISRLGVIDAVARTMLLSIKRLLADSGRRAALVDPDGVVRASIERQLDEWTTPNPDALVDLKGFDPALPHVHMTMEDAVIDAETFMLKHYYDQ, from the coding sequence ATGGAATCCCTCGTTGACGGCTATCTCCGCCACATCATGGACAAGGTCCGAGAGGACCGATCCGGCGATGTCGCCGACTACATCCCCGAACTGGCGGTCGTCGATCCCGAGCGTTGTGGACTGTCGGTCTGCGTCCACGACGGGTACACGTACTCACACGGAGATTCCGCCACCACGTTCACCATCCAGTCGGTGTCGAAGCCGCTGACGTACGCGATGGCGCTCCGCAAACACGGCCCGGACGTGGTGGACGGCAAGATCGGCGTCGAACCGTCGGGGGAGGCGTTCAACGAGATCAGCGTCGACGATCGCCGGCGCCCGAAGAACCCGATGATCAATGCCGGAGCCATCTTCGCGGCGTCGATGCTGCTGCCGGCCTCCCGTGAGGTGAGTGCCGCCGACGTCGACGCGGCCTTCGGCGAGATCCTCGACTTCTATTCGGGTTGTGCGGGCCGGCGGCTGTCGATGGACGAGGAGGTGTACGCCTCCGAGTCCGCGACGGGTTCGCGCAACCGTGCGATCGCGTACATGCTCGACAGCTTCGGCGCGCTGGAGACCGATCCCGACGCCGCGATCGACCTCTACTACCGCCAGTGCTCGATCAGGGTGACGACGGACGATCTCGCCGGGATCGGCGCGACCATCGCCAACGGCGGTATGAATCCCCGAACCGGCCGGATTGTGTTCTCCTCCGAGATAGCGCAGCGACTGCTGAGCGTGATGACCACGTGCGGCATGTACGACGGGGCGGGGGACTGGGTCACCTCGGTCGGCCTGCCGGCCAAGAGCGGCGTCGGCGGCGGAATCCTCGCCGTCCTCCCGGGGCAGCTGGGCATCGGCGTGTACTCGCCGCGCCTCGACGAGCACGGGAACAGCGTCCGCGGCGTCAAGACGTGCCAGCACCTGTCGAAAGACCTCGGGCTACACATGTTCAACGTGACCCGCGAGAGCCGGGTGACGATCCGCTCGGTCTACGACCTGGCCGACAGCCCGGTGGCTGGTGAATGGAGCGAACGCGAGCGCAGCTACCTCCGCACCTGCCGCGACATGATCCGCGTCTACGAATTGCAAGGCGACCTGACGTTCGCCGGGGCCGAAAGCGTTCATCGGCGCCTCGTGGCCGACATGGACGACTTCACCGTGGTGATCGTGGAGATCTCGCGACTCGGTGTCATCGACGCGGTCGCGCGAACCATGCTGCTCAGCATCAAACGACTGCTCGCCGACAGTGGTCGTCGTGCCGCGCTCGTCGACCCCGACGGCGTCGTGCGCGCCAGCATCGAACGGCAGCTCGACGAGTGGACCACCCCGAATCCGGATGCGCTGGTCGACCTCAAGGGGTTCGATCCCGCACTGCCGCATGTGCACATGACGATGGAGGATGCCGTCATCGACGCCGAGACCTTCATGCTCAAGCACTACTACGACCAGTGA
- a CDS encoding universal stress protein, whose protein sequence is MKLLVAYIATSGGEDAVALGACLARTFDAELEICIVIPPEPAGADDTVERLSDALDSAARRWLDEAAARLPDDIETTTTIAEHANPGEGLIIEARRTGADILVIGGAGGGIRGRHTLGTVVNDILHSSPIPVAVAPPGYAHLGAEEVREITVTIGDRPGAPLLFETAIRSGIRAHRPIRLVSLLAIGDMQPWRTAAEDSAIDTARAHAQRTLDEARAQLPEHFPVTSTIVQGDTIEEAVGSLEWHDGDLVMVGSSRLAAPNTLFLGTTAAKILRAVSVPMIVVPKGTD, encoded by the coding sequence ATGAAGCTGCTCGTCGCATACATCGCCACCTCCGGGGGCGAGGACGCGGTGGCCCTGGGTGCGTGCCTGGCACGCACCTTCGACGCCGAGCTGGAGATCTGCATCGTCATCCCGCCCGAACCGGCCGGCGCCGACGACACGGTGGAGAGACTCTCCGATGCCCTCGACAGCGCGGCACGACGCTGGCTCGACGAGGCGGCCGCCCGCCTGCCCGACGACATCGAGACCACGACGACGATCGCCGAACACGCCAATCCCGGCGAGGGACTGATCATCGAGGCCCGACGCACCGGCGCCGACATCCTCGTCATCGGCGGAGCGGGCGGCGGGATCCGCGGCCGCCACACCTTGGGGACGGTCGTCAACGACATCCTGCATTCGTCGCCGATCCCGGTCGCGGTCGCACCGCCCGGCTACGCGCACCTCGGAGCCGAGGAGGTGCGTGAGATCACCGTGACGATCGGTGACCGTCCGGGAGCACCGTTGCTGTTCGAGACCGCCATCCGCAGTGGCATCCGGGCGCACCGGCCCATCAGGCTCGTCTCGCTTCTCGCGATCGGTGACATGCAGCCATGGCGCACCGCGGCCGAGGACTCCGCAATCGATACCGCCCGGGCACATGCACAGCGAACGCTCGACGAGGCGAGAGCCCAACTGCCGGAACATTTCCCGGTCACTTCCACGATTGTCCAGGGCGACACGATCGAGGAGGCTGTCGGCTCGCTCGAGTGGCACGACGGCGACCTGGTGATGGTCGGCTCGAGCCGGCTGGCCGCCCCCAACACATTGTTCCTCGGCACGACGGCCGCCAAGATCCTGCGCGCGGTGTCGGTACCGATGATCGTCGTGCCCAAGGGGACCGACTGA